Proteins encoded by one window of Streptomyces clavuligerus:
- a CDS encoding helix-turn-helix domain-containing protein, giving the protein MNMPEGPAQRTGVGARIHELRALRGYTLIELGRRSAVSPSMLSRIERGSRVASEQLVSSVARALSVSVTVLHGQPYIEQLRQDQLDRLIAPLSIALDDWDIPPDEEDPQPRPIADLQGEIARVQKLRTDAAYGELAELLPGLLGELSHATQLHSSPSRAREQIFWLQTEAALGAFSVAYKLGYMDLARLSLARMAAAAGQSGDPRQVAAERVKRVMLLAEGPALDRGIRLVRQGLRDLEPDGTEKTHAVRGGLILKGVQLHGLRGDRQEMEAWLEEARGIARDIGETNHYCFVFGPTNVEQHAIEAAGDRDEHGLAVELSNAVRLPTDYPAARAGVYWIDTARSQALTARYEEALASLESARRVSPQQTRYHPTVRSTVGVLLRARPSVSDRLRAFAQWGGV; this is encoded by the coding sequence ATGAATATGCCTGAAGGCCCTGCCCAGCGCACAGGCGTAGGAGCACGTATCCATGAGTTGCGTGCGCTTCGTGGCTATACCCTGATCGAGCTGGGCAGACGATCAGCGGTTTCTCCGTCGATGCTCTCTCGAATCGAACGCGGTAGTCGAGTGGCGAGCGAGCAGCTTGTCTCATCGGTGGCCCGAGCGCTGAGCGTCAGCGTGACGGTGCTGCACGGCCAGCCGTACATCGAACAGCTTCGCCAAGATCAGTTGGACCGTCTGATCGCACCGCTCAGCATCGCGCTTGACGACTGGGACATTCCGCCGGACGAGGAAGATCCTCAGCCGCGCCCCATCGCGGATCTGCAAGGGGAAATCGCGCGGGTCCAGAAACTCAGAACCGACGCCGCTTATGGTGAATTGGCCGAGCTGCTGCCCGGTCTCCTCGGTGAGCTTTCCCATGCGACGCAACTGCATTCCTCCCCCTCCCGGGCCCGCGAGCAGATTTTCTGGCTCCAGACCGAAGCCGCGCTCGGTGCTTTCAGCGTGGCGTACAAGCTCGGCTATATGGACTTGGCCCGTCTCTCTCTGGCCAGGATGGCCGCTGCCGCCGGACAGTCGGGCGACCCTCGACAGGTGGCGGCGGAGCGGGTCAAGCGGGTCATGCTGCTGGCCGAGGGACCGGCGTTGGATCGCGGAATCCGGCTGGTGCGGCAAGGGTTGAGGGACCTGGAGCCGGACGGTACCGAGAAGACGCACGCCGTCCGGGGCGGCCTCATTCTCAAGGGTGTGCAGCTGCATGGTCTGCGGGGGGACCGGCAGGAAATGGAGGCATGGCTCGAAGAGGCCCGAGGTATCGCCAGAGACATAGGGGAGACGAATCACTACTGCTTTGTGTTCGGTCCGACCAATGTTGAGCAGCACGCCATTGAGGCAGCGGGCGATCGGGATGAACACGGCCTGGCCGTGGAGCTGAGCAACGCGGTCCGTCTGCCGACCGACTATCCGGCGGCTCGTGCCGGTGTCTACTGGATCGACACGGCCCGGTCACAGGCGTTGACCGCCCGGTACGAGGAGGCGCTGGCCTCTCTGGAATCGGCTCGACGGGTATCTCCCCAGCAGACGCGGTACCACCCGACGGTCCGCTCCACGGTGGGAGTGCTTCTTCGGGCGCGCCCCAGCGTCTCCGACAGGCTACGGGCGTTTGCCCAGTGGGGCGGCGTTTAG
- a CDS encoding alpha/beta hydrolase: MASLAGPGIASAAPAPAAAAPKASPLAPYEKQKPNWKRCATAFPAAFQCATIKVPLDYKRPGGKTLDLAISRYKTSVAGKRQGVLLFNPGGPGGPGVDMPLFMHDALPRAIRDGYDLIGFDPRGVGGSSPVTCGLTQSDMTWPRPYQEKTFAKDVAWAKGVADKCRKKQGEKLPHITTRNTARDMDVLRIVLGEKKLNYLGYSYGTQLGAVYTQLFPTKTGRFVLDSAVDPKLAWRGMIQIWAEGAEPAFKRWAQWTAERNSRYKLGATEAAVTKTFWDLVAQADRKPIVFEGEPYDGAGLRNLLRGEFFGVEGAARTVVDLKKAAAGKPVKRVAPRSQAPAPRFFAPPPEDNMDAAFWAVVCADNSAAWPRDTEQYRKDAIRDKARYPLYGDFGSNIKPCAFWGDSVEPGIVINNSVPSLVVQNEWDSQTPYTAGLGMRKALKGSKLLTVKNGEGHGVYLAGVSPCADRTITGYLTTGKLPAKDTVCTNPVPRISGPGHDRTAPNPLPLPAGRF, translated from the coding sequence ATGGCATCGCTGGCCGGCCCCGGCATCGCCAGTGCCGCGCCCGCGCCCGCCGCGGCGGCGCCGAAGGCGAGCCCGCTGGCCCCGTACGAGAAGCAGAAGCCCAACTGGAAGCGGTGCGCGACCGCGTTTCCCGCCGCCTTCCAGTGCGCGACCATCAAGGTCCCGCTGGACTACAAGCGCCCCGGCGGCAAGACGCTGGACCTCGCGATATCCCGGTACAAGACGAGTGTCGCGGGCAAGCGCCAGGGAGTGCTGCTCTTCAACCCCGGCGGACCCGGCGGGCCCGGCGTCGACATGCCGCTGTTCATGCATGACGCTCTGCCCCGGGCCATCCGGGACGGCTACGACCTGATCGGCTTCGACCCGCGTGGCGTCGGCGGCAGCTCGCCCGTCACCTGTGGGCTGACCCAGAGCGACATGACCTGGCCCCGCCCCTACCAGGAGAAGACCTTCGCCAAGGACGTGGCCTGGGCGAAGGGCGTCGCGGACAAGTGCCGCAAGAAGCAGGGCGAGAAGCTGCCGCACATCACGACCCGCAACACCGCCCGCGACATGGACGTCCTGCGGATCGTGCTGGGCGAGAAGAAGCTCAACTACCTGGGCTACTCGTACGGGACCCAGCTCGGGGCCGTCTACACGCAGCTCTTCCCCACCAAGACGGGCCGCTTCGTCCTGGACAGCGCCGTCGACCCGAAGCTGGCCTGGCGCGGCATGATCCAGATCTGGGCGGAGGGCGCGGAGCCCGCGTTCAAGCGCTGGGCGCAGTGGACCGCCGAGCGGAACTCCCGGTACAAGCTGGGCGCGACCGAGGCCGCCGTCACCAAGACCTTCTGGGACCTGGTCGCCCAGGCCGACCGCAAGCCGATCGTGTTCGAGGGCGAGCCCTACGACGGCGCCGGACTCCGCAACCTCCTGCGCGGCGAGTTCTTCGGTGTGGAGGGCGCCGCGCGGACGGTCGTCGACCTGAAGAAGGCGGCGGCGGGCAAGCCCGTGAAGCGGGTCGCCCCGCGGTCGCAGGCCCCCGCGCCCCGCTTCTTCGCCCCGCCGCCCGAGGACAACATGGACGCGGCCTTCTGGGCCGTGGTCTGCGCCGACAACTCCGCCGCCTGGCCGCGCGACACCGAGCAGTACCGCAAGGACGCGATCCGCGACAAGGCCCGCTACCCGCTCTACGGCGACTTCGGCTCCAACATCAAGCCCTGCGCCTTCTGGGGCGACTCCGTCGAGCCCGGCATCGTCATCAACAACAGCGTTCCCTCGCTGGTCGTCCAGAACGAGTGGGACTCCCAGACCCCGTACACCGCCGGTCTCGGCATGCGCAAGGCCCTCAAGGGCTCCAAGCTGCTCACCGTGAAGAACGGCGAGGGCCACGGCGTCTACCTGGCCGGTGTCAGCCCCTGCGCCGACCGGACGATCACCGGTTACCTCACCACCGGCAAGCTCCCGGCCAAGGACACCGTCTGCACCAACCCGGTGCCGCGCATCTCGGGCCCGGGCCACGACCGCACGGCCCCGAACCCGCTGCCGCTCCCGGCCGGCCGTTTCTGA
- a CDS encoding zinc-binding dehydrogenase, whose product MRAVRLHTHGPAENLRYDEITDPVPGPGQVRIAVAAAGVHVLDTALRRGEKGPYPEPVPLPTVPGREVAGTVDALGEGTDPAWLGKRVVAHLGMVPGGYAEFAVTGVERLHELPDGLDEGAAVAMIGTGRTVLGILGYAEPGPDDIVIVTAAAGGIGTLLTQYAKNAGATVVALAGGAAKVSHTLASGADIAVDYRRSDWPARVRDRLGERRATIVFDAVGGDTARAAVDLLGPGGRHVVYGWAGEKLHEGSPLSYTEEEQAERGITSEMIHGPTLLARGGGLRAMEERSLAEAANGRLRPAVQRFPLAEAAAAHRALENRGTIGKVVLVP is encoded by the coding sequence ATGCGCGCCGTCCGCCTCCACACCCACGGCCCCGCCGAGAACCTGCGGTACGACGAGATCACCGACCCGGTCCCCGGGCCCGGCCAGGTACGGATCGCGGTCGCCGCCGCCGGGGTGCACGTCCTGGACACGGCGCTGCGGCGGGGCGAGAAGGGCCCGTACCCGGAACCGGTACCGCTGCCCACGGTCCCCGGCCGCGAGGTCGCGGGCACCGTCGACGCGCTCGGCGAGGGCACCGACCCGGCCTGGCTCGGCAAGCGGGTCGTCGCCCATCTCGGGATGGTCCCCGGCGGTTACGCGGAGTTCGCCGTCACCGGGGTCGAACGACTGCACGAGCTGCCCGACGGCCTGGACGAGGGCGCGGCCGTCGCCATGATCGGCACCGGGCGCACCGTCCTCGGCATCCTCGGCTACGCCGAGCCGGGACCGGACGACATCGTGATCGTCACCGCCGCTGCGGGCGGGATCGGCACTCTGCTGACGCAGTACGCCAAGAACGCCGGAGCCACCGTCGTCGCCCTCGCCGGGGGCGCGGCCAAGGTCTCCCACACCCTGGCATCGGGCGCCGATATCGCCGTCGACTACCGGCGGTCCGACTGGCCCGCGCGGGTCCGCGACCGGCTCGGCGAGCGCCGCGCCACCATCGTGTTCGACGCGGTCGGCGGCGACACGGCCCGCGCTGCCGTCGATCTCCTCGGCCCCGGCGGCCGGCATGTCGTCTACGGCTGGGCGGGCGAGAAACTGCACGAGGGCAGCCCGCTCAGCTACACCGAGGAGGAGCAGGCCGAACGGGGCATCACCTCCGAGATGATCCACGGGCCCACGCTGCTGGCGCGCGGCGGCGGGCTGCGCGCGATGGAGGAGCGGTCGCTCGCCGAGGCCGCGAACGGGCGGCTGCGCCCGGCGGTGCAGCGCTTCCCGCTCGCCGAGGCCGCCGCCGCGCACCGGGCGCTGGAGAACCGGGGGACCATCGGCAAGGTGGTCCTGGTCCCCTGA
- a CDS encoding GNAT family N-acetyltransferase, giving the protein MIRNAVPGDIPEILRMIRELAEYEKAPQEARATEEQLHRALFGEHPAAFAHLAETDGGEVAGFALWFLNFSTWRGTHGIYLEDLYVRPALRGGGHGRALLTELARICGERGYERLEWSCLKWNTPSIGFYRSLGAREQDEWTVFRLTDEALTALGTPPGAASAGSSAPAARSLPSA; this is encoded by the coding sequence ATGATCCGTAACGCTGTGCCGGGGGACATTCCCGAGATCCTTCGCATGATCCGCGAACTGGCCGAGTACGAGAAGGCCCCGCAGGAGGCGCGGGCGACCGAGGAACAGCTCCACCGGGCGCTCTTCGGCGAGCACCCCGCCGCCTTCGCGCACCTCGCCGAGACCGACGGGGGCGAGGTGGCGGGCTTCGCCCTGTGGTTCCTGAACTTCAGCACCTGGCGCGGGACGCACGGGATCTATCTGGAGGACCTGTATGTCCGCCCCGCGCTGCGCGGCGGCGGCCACGGCAGGGCCCTGCTGACCGAGCTGGCGCGGATCTGCGGGGAGCGCGGCTATGAGCGGCTGGAGTGGTCCTGTCTGAAGTGGAACACCCCGTCGATCGGCTTCTACCGCTCGCTCGGCGCGCGCGAGCAGGACGAGTGGACCGTCTTCCGGCTGACGGACGAGGCCCTGACCGCGCTGGGAACCCCGCCGGGGGCGGCGTCGGCGGGGTCCTCCGCCCCCGCGGCGCGGTCGCTGCCGTCCGCCTGA
- a CDS encoding aminoglycoside phosphotransferase family protein produces MVEIPELLAHRQLAHGGAAGRAFIAELPSRTERFLDAWGLRPAGPVRHGWTALVVPVERGDGSRAVLKLQALTDETEGEAQALRAWGGDGAVRLLRHDAPTGTLLLERLDSRRCLADLPGVRDAVTVIAELLARLTARPAPPGLRRLGDIAADLLDRAPGTLALLGDERERLLLLDCAAALREVADEPGDRLLHWDLHYENVLAAEREPWLAIDPKPLAGDPGFELLPALYNRFDPAAVQWRFDLLTEALGLDRERARAWSLGRVLQNTLWHIEDGERHLEREQESMARTLLAR; encoded by the coding sequence ATGGTCGAGATCCCGGAACTCCTGGCCCACCGGCAGCTCGCCCACGGCGGTGCGGCGGGCCGCGCGTTCATCGCCGAACTCCCCTCCCGCACGGAGCGGTTCCTCGACGCGTGGGGGCTGCGGCCCGCCGGTCCGGTGCGGCACGGCTGGACCGCGCTGGTCGTCCCGGTGGAGCGCGGGGACGGGAGCCGGGCGGTGCTCAAGCTCCAGGCGCTGACCGACGAGACCGAGGGCGAGGCCCAGGCCCTGCGGGCCTGGGGCGGCGACGGGGCCGTACGGCTGCTGCGGCACGACGCCCCCACGGGCACCCTGCTCCTCGAACGGCTGGACTCCCGCCGCTGCCTCGCGGACCTCCCCGGCGTCCGGGACGCGGTGACGGTCATCGCGGAGCTGCTGGCCCGGCTCACGGCCCGGCCCGCGCCCCCGGGCCTGCGGCGGCTCGGCGACATCGCCGCCGATCTGCTCGACCGGGCCCCGGGGACGCTCGCGCTCCTCGGCGACGAGCGGGAGCGGCTGCTGCTGCTCGACTGCGCCGCCGCGCTGCGGGAGGTCGCGGACGAGCCGGGCGACCGGCTGCTCCACTGGGATCTGCACTACGAGAACGTCCTGGCCGCCGAGCGCGAACCCTGGCTCGCCATCGACCCGAAGCCGCTCGCCGGAGACCCCGGCTTCGAGCTGCTGCCCGCGCTCTACAACCGTTTCGACCCGGCCGCCGTCCAGTGGCGCTTCGATCTGCTGACGGAGGCGCTGGGGCTCGACCGCGAACGGGCCCGGGCCTGGTCGCTCGGGCGGGTCCTCCAGAACACCCTCTGGCACATCGAGGACGGCGAACGCCATCTGGAGAGGGAACAGGAGTCCATGGCACGGACGCTACTGGCGCGCTGA
- a CDS encoding NAD(P)/FAD-dependent oxidoreductase: MTRDTDTVNGGIAFWYARDGLPVPREPLPGDAAADVCVVGGGYTGLWTAYYLKKAAPFLNIVVLEAKFCGYGASGRNGGWLYNGIAGRDRYARLHGHDAAVRLQRAMNTTVDEVIRVAADEGIDADIHRGGVLEVARTPAQAARLKAFHEQELTYGEHDRVLRGARETAERLRVAGAVSSTWTPHGARLHPAKLVKGLADTVEALGVTIHESTPVTEIRPRGAVTPYGTVRAPYILRCTEGFTAGIKGSRRDWLPMNSSMIATEPLSDALWETIGWEGRETLGDMAHAYIYAQRTADGRIALGGRGVPYRYGSRTDHDGGTQPTTVRALREMLVRLFPTTAGVRIDHAWSGVLGVPRDWCATVTLDRTTGLGWAGGYVGSGVATAHLAGRTLCDLVQQDSGQAGATELTALPWVNHRVRRWEPEPLRWLGVRAMYTAYRGADRREAASHSPRTDRVATLADRISGRH, from the coding sequence ATGACCAGGGACACGGACACCGTCAACGGAGGCATAGCGTTCTGGTACGCGCGGGACGGGCTGCCCGTGCCCCGGGAACCGCTGCCCGGCGACGCCGCGGCGGACGTCTGTGTCGTCGGCGGCGGCTACACCGGGCTGTGGACCGCGTACTACCTCAAGAAGGCCGCCCCGTTCCTCAATATCGTCGTTCTGGAGGCGAAGTTCTGCGGGTACGGGGCCTCCGGCCGCAACGGCGGCTGGCTCTACAACGGGATCGCCGGACGGGACCGCTACGCCCGGCTGCACGGCCACGACGCCGCCGTCCGGCTCCAGCGGGCCATGAACACCACCGTGGACGAGGTGATCCGCGTCGCCGCCGACGAGGGCATCGACGCCGACATCCACCGCGGCGGGGTGCTCGAAGTCGCCCGGACGCCCGCGCAGGCCGCCCGGCTGAAGGCGTTCCACGAACAGGAGCTGACCTACGGCGAGCACGACCGCGTGCTGCGGGGCGCCCGCGAGACCGCCGAGCGGCTGCGGGTCGCGGGGGCGGTCTCGTCGACGTGGACCCCGCACGGGGCCCGGCTGCACCCGGCGAAGCTGGTGAAGGGGCTCGCGGACACCGTCGAGGCGCTGGGCGTGACGATCCACGAGTCGACGCCGGTCACCGAGATCCGCCCGCGGGGCGCGGTCACCCCGTACGGCACCGTCCGCGCCCCGTACATCCTGCGCTGCACGGAGGGGTTCACCGCCGGGATCAAGGGCAGCCGCCGGGACTGGCTCCCCATGAACTCCTCGATGATCGCCACCGAACCGCTCTCCGACGCGCTGTGGGAGACCATCGGCTGGGAGGGCCGGGAGACCCTGGGCGACATGGCCCACGCCTACATCTACGCCCAGCGGACGGCGGACGGCCGGATCGCGCTCGGGGGCCGCGGGGTCCCGTACCGGTACGGCTCCCGGACGGACCACGACGGCGGGACGCAGCCGACGACGGTCCGCGCGCTGCGCGAGATGCTGGTGCGGCTCTTCCCCACCACGGCGGGGGTGCGGATCGACCACGCCTGGTCGGGGGTGCTGGGCGTGCCCCGCGACTGGTGCGCCACGGTCACACTGGACCGGACGACGGGCCTCGGCTGGGCGGGCGGCTATGTGGGCTCCGGGGTCGCGACCGCGCACCTCGCCGGGCGCACGCTGTGCGACCTGGTCCAGCAGGACTCGGGCCAGGCGGGGGCGACGGAGCTGACCGCGCTGCCCTGGGTGAACCACCGCGTCCGCCGCTGGGAGCCGGAGCCGCTGCGCTGGCTCGGGGTGCGGGCGATGTACACGGCGTACCGGGGCGCGGACCGCCGCGAGGCCGCGTCCCACTCCCCCCGGACGGACCGGGTCGCGACCCTCGCGGACCGGATCTCGGGCCGCCACTGA
- a CDS encoding restriction endonuclease, giving the protein MSRRSGGAIGTWAEAQRRQQREHEARARAAQRAQREQERRQRAYERDLARRHREQQAAYRRGREADARARTEEIEARVAELSGLLVAGCRGQVFRTGSLTRAEYIEPFAPGPLEHPVPMPDPALYRSQGGWTARARERADREAAQRYEYDLAVARAAEADRQARLAEYRRQYDAWAGGLRAEIQQHNAGVARLVEGLRARDPESVVEYFSAALYASTEWPQGLPRRLSAAFDRTAAQLVLAWELPGFAVVPGSRSVRYVAASDELKEVARPLARRRELYRDVLAQCLLLVLRDLFAADESGVLGSVVVSGFVDGVDPATGRRADVVVGTVTVAREDFTGLTLEQVSAVECLEGIRGRLSARPDTGAAVRPDRLPQDIGADVVSHGDGDEPDLLEMDPIAFEHLVAELFRARGMRAVTTQRSNDGGVDVEAFDPDPISGGRIIVQAKRYRHTVPPTAVRDLYGTVQDTGANKGVLVTTSGFGPGSYTFANGKPLTLVSGAELVELLAAHGLRGRLGPGGGTGGGARRAPGPGELTPEDLAPPPADGDGDFHVLGMVWAGAVGLDVCALVCRQGRVLSESHFVFFNNERTPDGSVRAVPPTAGDRAAVRVAFDALPTAADRLVLVAAVDPATHPGADLAGFTGAGIVLRDADGAELDRLVVSDGRPGETALVLGSFRRRPGGNWEFVIGGKGYTGGLEALVGEYGIEVE; this is encoded by the coding sequence ATGAGTCGCCGCTCGGGCGGAGCGATCGGGACATGGGCCGAGGCGCAGCGGCGTCAGCAGCGGGAGCACGAGGCGCGCGCCCGTGCCGCGCAGCGCGCGCAGCGCGAACAGGAGCGGCGGCAACGGGCGTACGAGCGGGACCTGGCCCGTCGGCACCGGGAGCAGCAGGCCGCGTACAGGCGGGGCCGCGAGGCGGACGCCCGGGCCAGGACCGAGGAGATCGAGGCGCGCGTCGCCGAGCTGTCCGGGCTGCTGGTGGCGGGCTGCCGGGGGCAGGTCTTCCGGACGGGCTCGCTGACCCGTGCCGAGTACATCGAGCCCTTCGCGCCCGGGCCGCTGGAGCACCCCGTTCCGATGCCCGATCCCGCGCTCTACCGCTCCCAGGGAGGCTGGACCGCGCGGGCCCGTGAGCGCGCCGACCGGGAGGCGGCCCAGCGGTACGAGTACGACCTGGCGGTCGCGCGCGCGGCGGAGGCCGACCGGCAGGCGCGGCTCGCGGAGTACCGGCGGCAGTACGACGCCTGGGCGGGCGGGCTGCGGGCGGAGATCCAGCAGCACAACGCCGGGGTGGCCCGGCTGGTGGAGGGGCTGCGCGCGAGAGACCCCGAGTCGGTCGTCGAGTACTTCTCCGCGGCGCTGTACGCGTCGACGGAGTGGCCGCAGGGCCTGCCCCGGCGGCTGTCGGCGGCGTTCGACCGGACGGCGGCGCAGCTCGTGCTCGCGTGGGAGCTGCCCGGCTTCGCGGTGGTGCCCGGGAGCAGGTCGGTGCGGTACGTGGCCGCGTCGGACGAGCTGAAGGAGGTCGCGCGCCCGCTCGCGCGGCGCCGCGAGCTGTACCGCGACGTCCTGGCGCAGTGTCTGCTGCTGGTGCTGCGGGACCTGTTCGCCGCCGACGAGTCCGGGGTGCTGGGCTCGGTCGTCGTCAGCGGATTCGTGGACGGGGTGGACCCCGCGACGGGCCGCCGCGCGGATGTCGTCGTCGGCACGGTCACGGTGGCCCGCGAGGACTTCACCGGGCTGACGCTGGAGCAGGTCAGCGCGGTCGAGTGCCTGGAGGGCATCCGGGGGCGGCTGTCGGCGCGGCCGGACACCGGTGCGGCGGTGCGGCCGGACCGGCTGCCGCAGGACATCGGCGCGGACGTGGTCTCGCACGGCGACGGCGACGAGCCGGATCTGCTGGAGATGGACCCGATCGCCTTCGAGCACCTGGTGGCGGAGTTGTTCCGGGCCCGGGGGATGCGGGCGGTGACCACTCAGCGCTCCAACGACGGCGGGGTGGACGTCGAGGCGTTCGACCCGGACCCGATCAGCGGCGGCAGGATCATCGTCCAGGCGAAGCGGTACCGGCACACCGTTCCGCCGACGGCGGTGCGCGATCTGTACGGGACGGTCCAGGACACCGGGGCCAACAAGGGCGTCCTGGTGACGACGTCCGGATTCGGCCCGGGTTCGTACACGTTCGCCAACGGCAAGCCGCTGACGCTGGTGAGCGGGGCCGAACTGGTGGAGCTGCTGGCCGCCCACGGGCTGCGGGGGCGGCTCGGACCGGGCGGCGGCACCGGCGGCGGGGCGCGGCGGGCGCCCGGCCCCGGGGAGCTGACCCCGGAGGATCTCGCTCCACCGCCCGCCGACGGCGACGGCGACTTCCATGTGCTGGGGATGGTCTGGGCGGGGGCGGTCGGTCTCGACGTCTGCGCCCTGGTCTGCCGGCAGGGCCGGGTGCTGAGCGAGAGCCACTTCGTCTTCTTCAACAACGAGCGCACCCCGGACGGTTCGGTGCGCGCGGTGCCGCCGACGGCGGGCGACCGGGCGGCGGTCCGGGTCGCCTTCGACGCCCTCCCCACGGCGGCCGACCGCCTGGTCCTGGTGGCCGCGGTGGACCCGGCGACCCACCCCGGCGCGGACCTCGCCGGTTTCACGGGCGCGGGCATCGTGCTCCGCGACGCCGACGGCGCGGAACTCGACCGCCTGGTGGTCTCGGACGGCCGCCCCGGCGAGACGGCGCTCGTACTCGGCTCCTTCCGCCGTAGGCCGGGCGGGAACTGGGAGTTCGTGATCGGCGGGAAGGGCTACACCGGCGGCCTCGAAGCGCTGGTGGGGGAGTACGGCATCGAGGTCGAGTAG
- a CDS encoding ABC transporter ATP-binding protein, translating into MATVTFDKATRIYPGTEKPAVDELEIEIADGEFLVLVGPSGCGKSTSLRMLAGLEDVNGGAIRIGDRDVTHLPPKDRDIAMVFQNYALYPHMSVADNMGFALKIAGVNKAEIRKKVEEAAKMLDLTDYLDRKPKALSGGQRQRVAMGRAIVREPQVFLMDEPLSNLDAKLRVSTRTQIASLQRRLGITTVYVTHDQTEALTMGDRVAVLKGGILQQVDSPRNMYDRPANLFVAGFIGSPAMNLVEVPITDGGVKFGNSVVPVSREALSAAADRGDKTVTVGIRPEHFDVVEHGGAAAKALSKDSADAPAGLAVLVNVVEELGSDGFVYGSTTVSGEEKDLVVRVGGRSVPEKGSELHVVPRPDELHVFSTSTGERLTG; encoded by the coding sequence ATGGCAACCGTCACGTTCGACAAGGCGACCCGGATCTACCCGGGCACCGAGAAGCCCGCCGTCGACGAGCTGGAGATCGAGATCGCGGACGGGGAGTTCCTCGTCCTCGTCGGTCCCTCCGGCTGCGGCAAGTCCACCTCCCTGCGCATGCTCGCGGGCCTGGAGGACGTCAACGGCGGCGCCATCCGCATCGGCGACCGCGATGTCACGCACCTGCCGCCCAAGGACCGGGACATCGCCATGGTGTTCCAGAACTACGCGCTCTACCCGCACATGAGCGTCGCCGACAACATGGGCTTCGCGCTCAAGATCGCCGGCGTCAACAAGGCGGAGATCCGCAAGAAGGTCGAGGAGGCGGCGAAGATGCTCGACCTCACCGACTACCTGGACCGCAAGCCGAAGGCGCTCTCCGGCGGTCAGCGCCAGCGCGTGGCGATGGGCCGCGCCATCGTGCGTGAGCCGCAGGTCTTCCTCATGGACGAGCCCCTGTCCAACCTGGACGCCAAGCTGCGTGTCTCCACCCGTACGCAGATCGCCTCGCTCCAGCGCCGTCTCGGCATCACCACGGTGTACGTCACCCACGACCAGACCGAGGCCCTGACCATGGGCGACCGGGTCGCGGTCCTCAAGGGCGGCATCCTCCAGCAGGTCGACTCGCCGCGGAACATGTACGACCGCCCCGCCAACCTCTTCGTCGCGGGCTTCATCGGCTCCCCCGCCATGAACCTGGTCGAGGTGCCGATCACCGACGGCGGTGTGAAGTTCGGCAACAGCGTCGTCCCGGTCTCCCGTGAGGCGCTGAGCGCAGCCGCCGACCGCGGCGACAAGACCGTCACCGTCGGCATCCGGCCCGAGCACTTCGACGTCGTCGAGCACGGCGGCGCCGCCGCGAAGGCGCTCTCCAAGGACTCCGCCGACGCCCCGGCCGGTCTCGCCGTGCTGGTGAACGTCGTCGAGGAGCTGGGCTCCGACGGCTTCGTCTACGGCTCCACCACGGTCAGCGGCGAGGAGAAGGACCTGGTCGTCCGCGTCGGCGGCCGTTCCGTCCCGGAGAAGGGCTCCGAGCTGCACGTCGTGCCGCGCCCCGACGAGCTGCACGTCTTCTCGACCTCCACGGGCGAGCGCCTGACGGGCTGA
- a CDS encoding nucleotidyltransferase family protein — protein sequence MHTPTYPTQAVVLAGGQGSRLRPYTDDRPKPMVEIPGTGTPIIGHQLAWLAAEGVTDAVVSCGHLAEVLQEWLAGADLPLRVTTVVEPEPLGRGGGLKYAAARLPRPDLPWYATNGDIWTRFSLREMAAFHAERDATATLALARPRIPWGAVETDAFGHITDFIEAPPSPFLINAGVYVFSAAFTDLLPERGDHERTTFPGLARERRLAGFPLPQGAYWRAIDTAKDLTEAAKELAGR from the coding sequence ATGCATACGCCTACGTATCCGACGCAGGCCGTGGTCCTGGCGGGCGGCCAGGGCTCGCGGCTGCGCCCGTACACCGACGACCGCCCCAAGCCGATGGTCGAGATCCCGGGGACCGGGACCCCGATCATCGGCCATCAGCTCGCCTGGCTGGCCGCGGAGGGCGTGACCGACGCCGTCGTCTCCTGCGGGCATCTCGCGGAGGTCCTCCAGGAGTGGCTGGCCGGTGCCGATCTGCCGCTGCGGGTGACCACCGTGGTCGAGCCCGAGCCGCTGGGCCGGGGCGGCGGGCTCAAGTACGCCGCCGCCCGGCTGCCCCGCCCCGACCTTCCCTGGTACGCCACCAACGGCGACATCTGGACCCGCTTCTCGCTGCGGGAGATGGCCGCCTTCCACGCCGAGCGGGACGCCACCGCGACGCTCGCCCTGGCCCGGCCCCGGATTCCCTGGGGCGCCGTCGAGACCGACGCCTTCGGCCACATCACCGACTTCATCGAGGCGCCGCCGTCGCCGTTCCTCATCAACGCCGGTGTCTACGTCTTCTCGGCCGCGTTCACCGATCTCCTCCCGGAGCGCGGCGACCACGAGCGCACCACCTTCCCCGGTCTGGCGCGCGAGCGGCGGCTGGCGGGCTTCCCGCTGCCCCAGGGCGCCTACTGGCGGGCCATCGACACCGCCAAGGACCTCACCGAGGCCGCCAAGGAACTCGCCGGACGGTAA